The segment GACATTGAAGGTGTGGTAGAAACGTCATTAAACGTAGGCGTGATTAAAACGGAAGAGAACCAAGTCACCGTACTTTGCCTAATCCGCTCGTTGATCGATTCAGGTCGCAGTCAGGTTGAAGGAATGCTAGCGTCAGTCGCTGAACTTGCAGGTGCATCAATTCAATTTTCAGGCGCGTACCCCGGCTGGAAACCAGACGCAGATTCAGAAATCATGCATATCTTCCGCGACATGTATGAAGGCATCTATGGTAACAAACCAAACATAATGGTCATTCACGCAGGTCTTGAGTGTGGTCTGTTTAAGAAACCTTACCCAAATATGGACATGGTTTCTTTTGGTCCAACGATTAAATTCCCACACTCTCCAGATGAAAAAGTGAAAATCGATACTGTTGGATTATTCTGGGAACAAATGGTTACACTGCTGGAAAATATCCCAGCTAAATCTTAAGCTTTTTTAACAAAAAAGCCTGACACCGAGCCGAAGCTGACAGCTTCGGCTTTTTTGCTTATGAACAAATATTTTTGTCGATACGACCATTTTTTTTCATTAGCGAGAGAATAATCACTACTGTTAGAGTGCGCGTCCTTGAAGTTCCCAGAGAAGTTCACCACACTCTATTCAAGGTATTACCTCTTTTGTGGGCTGTACTTCATTTCAGCCTTAAGTAAATTCCAAACAAAACACTAAGATACTGCGATGAAAGAAAAAATGACTGTCGGATGGCGAGAGAGACTTAGCCTTCCAGGGTTAGGTATTGAAAAAATTAAAGCGAAAATCGATACCGGAGCCCGCACATCTTGCTTACACGCATTTAAGTTAGAGAGCTTTACTAAAGAAGATAAACTTTGGGTTCGCTTCTGGATCCACCCAAATCAACATGATGTGGATACTGTGGTAGTTTGTGAGGCTGAAGTAATAGAAGAGAGAACTGTACGAGACTCAGGTGGTCATGAAGAATCTCGTTACGTTATTAAGTCCGACATCAGTTTAGGCGGACAAACGTGGCCTGCGGAAATTACATTAACCAATAGAGAAAATATGGCATTCCGCATGCTTTTAGGTCGCACCGCGATGCACCATAGGATTGTTGTTGATCCAACAGCATCGTTTTTAATTCCTTTTGAGGCACCCAAGTTATGAAAATTGGTATTCTGTCACGCAACTCTTCGCTATATTCAACCAAGCGATTAATCGAAGCTTGTAAGCAACGAGGGCACGAAGTAAAAGTGATTGATGCTTTACGTTGTTACATGAATATCAATTCAGACAAACCTGAAATCCATTTTAAAGGTGAAGAGCTGGCAGGATTTGATGCGGTTATTCCTCGAATTGGCGCATCAGTTACCTTTTATGGTACAGCGGTATTACGTCAGTTCGAAATGATGGGTGTCTACCCAGCCAACGAATCTGTCGCGATCAGTCGCTCAAGAGATAAGTTACGCTCAATGCAACTGCTATCTCGTAAAGGCATTGGTATGCCAATTACAGGTTTCGCAAGCAAGCCAGATGATGTTAAAGACCTACTAGACATGGTTGGCGGCGCACCTGTGGTGATTAAACTACTTGAAGGGACTCAAGGGATCGGTGTTGTTCTTGCCGAAACTCGTAAAGCAGCAGAAAGTGTTATCGAAGCCTTTATGGGTCTGAAAGCGAACATCATGGTTCAAGAATATATTAAAGAAGCTGGCGGTGCGGATATTCGCTGTTTCGTCATTGGTGATAAAGTTATCGCAGCAATGAAGCGACAAGGGGCTGAAGGCGAGTTCCGTTCTAACCTTCACCGTGGTGGTTCAGCATCACTGATTAAGATCACACCACAAGAACGTAAAACAGCTATTGAAGCCGCTAAAATCATGGGACTCAATGTCGCTGGTGTTGATTTACTTCGTTCTGCAAGAGGACCTTTGGTCATGGAAGTAAACTCTTCGCCAGGCTTAGAAGGCATTGAAGCTGCAACCGGAAAAGATATCGCCGGTATGATTGTCGAATTTCTAGAAAAAAATGCGGCAAGTAAAAGGACAAGAACACGTGGTAAAGGCTAGAAAATATAAGAATACAGCATACGAATTTCTGGGGGAGAAAATTCCCCCAGCAACCAAACAAGTCATCGAACTGGAAGGTGCGAAACTCTATACTCATTCGCCCCTTTCCATTCCTATCGAAATCATTCATGGCGCTTCACCGGGCCCGGTGCTTATGGTTAACGCCGCCATCCATGGTGACGAACTCAATGGTGTTGAGATCGTAAGACAACTTATCAACTCCATCGATCCTACTAAGCTCAAAGGTACTCTTATTACCGTACCTATCGTGAACGTCTTCGGCTTTATTCATAAGTCACGTTACTTACCAGACAGACGCGACTTAAACCGCTGCTTCCCCGGCAGTGACAGCGGATCGCTGGCTTCAAGAATGGCACACATCTTCTTTTCTCAAGTCGCGTTGAAATGTGATTACATCATAGACCTGCATACTGGTGCGATTCACAGAACAAACCTCCCTCAGATTCGAGCAGACTTAAGCAATCCAGAAACACTGCGTATTGCACAAGCTTTCGCGACACCAGTAATTCTAGATTCCCCGCTCAGAATGGGCTCTCTACGTAGTGAAGCAGAAAAATCCGGTATCACAGTACTGACTTATGAAGCTGGTGAAGCGCTTCGTTTTGAGCCTATTGCGATCAGTGCTGGTGTCGTTGGTGTAAAACGCGTGATGCAAACTATTGGTATGCTGCGCGCCAGCCGCAAAAAACTGCCAAGCTCAGTGATCGCAAAATCGACCAGTTGGTTACGAGCCGAAGCAGACGGTATCTTACGTACCGTAGTGTCACTCGGCGATCGTGTAGAAAAAGGCCAAGTATTGGCTTACATCAACTCACCTTTGGGCAACGTCGAAGTTGAAGTCAAAGCCAACAAAGGCGGTATTGTAATCGGTCAGCAGACACTACCTTTAGTGAATGAAGGTGATGCAGTATTCCACCTCGCTTACTTCACTCAAAATGACGACATGGTTGAACAACTGGTTGGTGATTTCATTGAAGAGTTTATCGAAGTGGATTTAGAGCCACTCACCACGGGGCAAATAATGCCACCATCACCCTCGGAATAACGAGAAAATATAGACTCTCATTTTCATGCATAAAAAAACCTTGGTATCATTACCAAGGTTTTTTGTTTCGGCTTGGACTAACCAAACGACGCCCAGATAACTGTTGCCACTAAAATTGGGCAGACAAACTTCACATACCAAGGCCAGATTTTTCCAAACGTGCTTTGACGGAATTCCGGGAAGCCTTGCTCCAATTCTTTGAGCTTAGCATTACGATTCCATACCCAGCCACCAAACAAACAGAACATCAATGCGGCGGTCGGTTGCAAGTATTGCGTAGCCGTAGTGGCCACTAAGCCAAACAGTTGACCAAAGTTGTAAACAATCACCACACTAAACAGAGCAATCAGTCCACCTAATACCCAACTGGTTGGCGTACGTTTAGTGTTAAAGCGTTCTGAAACCAGAGCGACAGGACATTCCAACATAGAGATCGAAGAAGTTAGCGCAGCAATCGTCAATAACAAGAAGAACACGATTGCAAATAGCTGCCCTAATAAGCCTAGGCTATCAAACATTAATGGTAGAACCGTAAAGACTAAAGTATCTGAACTCAGTAGCGAACCATCTTCTGCGTATATCTGAACACCTTTGTTCATTGCAACAAACATGGCAGGAAGAACGACAAGACCAGCAATAAAAGCAACACCGGTATCCACTAACGTCACGTTCATCGCCATTTTCGGCAGATTCTCTTTCTTACTTAAGTAAGAGCCGTAAATTAGCATTGAGCAGCCACCAATGGTCAAAGAGAAGAATCCCTGCCCCATCGCCGCCAAGATCATTTTGCGATCAAAAACCTTGTCAAAATCCGGAACCAGATAATGTTGCAGGCCTTGCATAGCGCCTGGTTGTATCATGATGTAAATGAACAGAACACCAAATAAAACAAACAATGCAGGCATTAAACGAGTTGACCACTTTTCGATACCTTGTTTCACACCACCTTGAACAATCAAGATAGTAAGAACATAGAAAACCAAAGTGCCAAATAAGTTACGTTCAACACTAAAACCTTTAAACCAAGCAGTCGCACTTTCCATACCCAGCACATCGGTGATAGCGCCGAGCATAAAGCAAATTATCCACCCACCAACAATGCTATAAAACGCTAATACTGCGCTTGGAACGCTAAGACCTAACCAACCCACTAAGGCACCAGCTTTTTTAGCCGTAGGATTAGGCGTAAGTGAACGCATACTATCAACAGGGTTTGCTTGACCTGAACGTCCAATCGCCATTTCGACCACCAGCATAGGAAACGCAACCACTAAAATAAGAACCAAATAGACTAACAGGAATGCGCCACCGCCATTGCTGGCTGCCTGAGTGGGGAAACCCCAAATATTTCCAAGGCCAACTGCAGCACCTGCTGCGGCCAAAACAAACCCAAGGCGTGAGCCAAAAGTTTCGCGGGTATTACTCGATGCCATTACTACTCACAAATATCACCAAACTAGTTAGCTAGTACATTAAATGAAATTGACTAGTGACACAATAAACACCAGTACAGTTTGCTGCTTTAATAGACAAATATTTAGTATTTATTACGTAATAATTAATTTACACCGACTAAACGAACGGAATGTTTGTTAAATTGTTGTACAACGTACTGATCTCTACCTTTTCTCTTTGCTGAATACAGTTCTTGATCAGCCTGATGAAACATTTCTTGAAAATAAGCCATGCTAGGTTTATCTATTTGTACTCCACCAATGCTAATAGATAAGTATTCGCGCCCCGCTATAGGGATAAACGGATGAGGTATCTTCAAATTGGAAACCGCGTCTTTTAGCTTCTGTGCATGCTCACTTAGGTTAATTGGCCCATCACCGGCCAATACCACGCAAAACTCTTCACCACCAAAGCGAGCAACGATCTTGTCTCCGTTGTACTCAAGAGCATCCAGCGCCTTAGCAACAGCCTTCAAGGCATTGTCACCATCCATATGGCTAAGGTTATCGTTGTACAATTTGAAGTAATCGACATCCACCAAATAGAGCGAAATATGACTAAAGTGATAATCATTTATAAAAGCAGTCAGACGGCTGTTTAAATGGCGGCGGTTCGAAAGCTCAGTAAGAGGGTCGTGCTCAGACTGCCAGCGTAGCTCTCGCCGGCTTGCCTCTAAATCATTCATGATTTTATTGATAGTTCGAGCAAACCCTTTCATCTCTTTTGAAATGAAATAAGACTCATCGGGAATGAAACCACCTTGTGCTTGAAACTTCTCTAACACCAGATTGGCGTTTGTGATTGGCTTCACTAACGACTTAGCCAGCAAAAGATTAATGAAATAGAACATGATAGAGAATGCCAGCAAGGCAAACACTTCCTGCCAAACAATAAAGCTTGGAATTTTCACATGGTGAAACACCTTAATAACTACACTGGAGCCAGCGTCGTAATCTAACTTAGTGATGTAGGATATATTTTCAGAAGGCTCAAACGTCTGAGTATTACTCTCGTTAACTAGGATTTTGATCTGAATACCAGTGGCTTTATTTATCTGCTGAGAGAAGTGATCAGAGAGTTTTTTGAAAAAGATAATGTAACCTTTATCACAACCGGACGCGTCACTATTACAAACGCGGGAGGCGGCGGCAAAGTAAGGTTCATTATCAATCACAATGAAGTGCACAATCGCTTTTACAAAATTGGTATCAAGCAGCTCCGCCTGATGAAGAATTGTTGGGAAATACTGAGTATAACGCTCATCATCGACGAGATGGTTCGTCTCGATATCAAGTGTTTTTCCCCATACGAAGGTTTTATCTGCTGCAAAGACAAAAAAACCATTAATAAGTTGTGATGTATATGAGTGCGCACCAATGCCGCTTTCGACAAATTCTTCATTTGGAGAACGGATAAACTCAACCATATCGTCCCAAGCCGCATAATCCACTATCGAATCACCAAGTTTAATCTTAGTAATATCAATAACGGTTTCGACTCGTTCAATCTCTTCTCTCTGTAGTTCCTCAGCTTGTGTGACTTGACGATCATAAGTCCACAAATACTTAAACGCTAAGTAGCAGGCAACGAAGCAAACAACCACAGATACCGCGGTTAAGACACTTATCCAACGAACACTCACATTGTTAAAAATCATCTCACCTTCAAATAGAACAAAGTAAAAAAAAGAGCGCTTGATGCGCTCTCTTAGTTTAGATCGTAAAGACTTGGTAATTCTTTAGTTCAGGTATCTTTTTGTGCAATTCTTGCTCCTGCTCAACAATATCATCAAGAGATTCACACAGTTCTTTGCCTTCTTTTTCTACCGTAGCCTCATGCTCTCTCAAGCGGGCTTCGAACTTAGCAGTCAGTTCACTCATGGTGTTGCCCAGTTCGGTCAGGTTTATCCCACCATCCTGTTTCATCTTTTCAGATACGGCATCAAACGCACTCGAGAAAAACTCCTGACTAAACATCGCTTTTGCTTTTTCAAAATCTTGTTGCCATTGCTGAGTCATAGATTCAAAGGTATTAGCAGGTAAAACGAAATCTCCACCTTGGTAATAACGGCTTTCTACGTCAGCAAAAAAATCTTTCATAGACTGTTTAACACCTTCAAATGCATTAGGTGCATCAAGGCTTGCTGCTACATCGTCTAGTAGGTCACTGGCGACATCCATTCCTTTCTGAGCCAGCTCTTTCGCACGGGGAACAGCTGAACTGACACTTTCTCGATAAGATTGGATCGCTTGTTGTTGAGAACCGTCCAACTCAATTTGTTCGCCATGAAGATAGAGACGATTACTCTCGTCCATCACAGCAGTATCACCACGGGTTGTATGTATTTCAACACTGGAACCACTTAGATGAACTTCATTTTGCACGTCGATTTTACACTGAGCAGCCCAAACAGAAGAGCTACACAATAAAGAAGCGATTAAAATTGTCTTTTTCATACCTGTCTCTCAGGCCAGTTGACCTTTAAAAATTAAATTTTGCTTAACAATATCGGAGGTTGATTAGTGATACGTTAGTGCCGTGTCAGTTATTGTGCTCAAAGCGCTTAGAGTTGAGGATATAGAGTAAATGGAACGCTTAAATACTCGGGTATCTTAAGCTAAATCAGACTATAGAAAAAAGCTTAAAAGAAACTGAGCTGCTTAGATTGTTCTTCTGGTTTTAACATCACTGACAGTCCTAGCAAGCGGATCTCTCGCCCCTTTTGACGTTTGAGAACATCACTGAGCAACTGCCTGAAATCATCCAGCTCTAATTGTGGGTGGATATGTTCTATGGTCGTAAGCTGAAAGTCTGCAAATTTCACCTTAATACCCTGCTTAATGATCGCTTTATCCGGACTCGCTTTTGCTAAGCGGATATCCAGCTCAGGAAACAGTTTACCCTCGATGATTTGCCAACACTCTTCATAAGTCGAAATATTCTGGCTGAAAGTACGTTCTACACCGACAGACTTGCGCTCTCGTTCTACAATAACTTCGCGATTATCAATCCCGTGGCTCTTTTTCCATAACGACGCACCTAAACGGCCAAACTTTCTCAGTAACTCGCGGTAGTCACTATGCTTGATGTCTTCGCAAAGATAAAACCCAGCTTGATGTAGCTTTTCTAAACTCACCTTCCCGACTCCGGGAATTTTCTCTAGCGGCAGCTTATCAACGGTAGATTGTACCTCTTCCGGCGTAACCACAAACTGACCGTTAGGCTTATTGATATCAGAAGCGACTTTTGCCAAGAATTTTATCGGTGCGACTCCCGCTGATGCCGTCAACTCAAGCTCATTCCAAATGTCTCTGCGAATTGCCTGAGCGATCAACGTGGCACTTCCATGGCAGAGTTCGACATCGGTAACATCCAGAAAAGCTTCATCTAAGGATAGCGGTTCAATGATTGAGGTATAGCGCTGGAAAATAGCGTGAATTTTACGTGATACATCTTTATATACCGACATTCTACCGGGCACCACTAAGAGCTGAGGACACAACTTCAAAGCTTGAGCCGTTGGCATAGCAGAACGGACGCC is part of the Vibrio diazotrophicus genome and harbors:
- a CDS encoding ATP-dependent zinc protease family protein — protein: MKEKMTVGWRERLSLPGLGIEKIKAKIDTGARTSCLHAFKLESFTKEDKLWVRFWIHPNQHDVDTVVVCEAEVIEERTVRDSGGHEESRYVIKSDISLGGQTWPAEITLTNRENMAFRMLLGRTAMHHRIVVDPTASFLIPFEAPKL
- a CDS encoding YggN family protein, which encodes MKKTILIASLLCSSSVWAAQCKIDVQNEVHLSGSSVEIHTTRGDTAVMDESNRLYLHGEQIELDGSQQQAIQSYRESVSSAVPRAKELAQKGMDVASDLLDDVAASLDAPNAFEGVKQSMKDFFADVESRYYQGGDFVLPANTFESMTQQWQQDFEKAKAMFSQEFFSSAFDAVSEKMKQDGGINLTELGNTMSELTAKFEARLREHEATVEKEGKELCESLDDIVEQEQELHKKIPELKNYQVFTI
- the rimK gene encoding 30S ribosomal protein S6--L-glutamate ligase, with product MKIGILSRNSSLYSTKRLIEACKQRGHEVKVIDALRCYMNINSDKPEIHFKGEELAGFDAVIPRIGASVTFYGTAVLRQFEMMGVYPANESVAISRSRDKLRSMQLLSRKGIGMPITGFASKPDDVKDLLDMVGGAPVVIKLLEGTQGIGVVLAETRKAAESVIEAFMGLKANIMVQEYIKEAGGADIRCFVIGDKVIAAMKRQGAEGEFRSNLHRGGSASLIKITPQERKTAIEAAKIMGLNVAGVDLLRSARGPLVMEVNSSPGLEGIEAATGKDIAGMIVEFLEKNAASKRTRTRGKG
- a CDS encoding sensor domain-containing diguanylate cyclase produces the protein MIFNNVSVRWISVLTAVSVVVCFVACYLAFKYLWTYDRQVTQAEELQREEIERVETVIDITKIKLGDSIVDYAAWDDMVEFIRSPNEEFVESGIGAHSYTSQLINGFFVFAADKTFVWGKTLDIETNHLVDDERYTQYFPTILHQAELLDTNFVKAIVHFIVIDNEPYFAAASRVCNSDASGCDKGYIIFFKKLSDHFSQQINKATGIQIKILVNESNTQTFEPSENISYITKLDYDAGSSVVIKVFHHVKIPSFIVWQEVFALLAFSIMFYFINLLLAKSLVKPITNANLVLEKFQAQGGFIPDESYFISKEMKGFARTINKIMNDLEASRRELRWQSEHDPLTELSNRRHLNSRLTAFINDYHFSHISLYLVDVDYFKLYNDNLSHMDGDNALKAVAKALDALEYNGDKIVARFGGEEFCVVLAGDGPINLSEHAQKLKDAVSNLKIPHPFIPIAGREYLSISIGGVQIDKPSMAYFQEMFHQADQELYSAKRKGRDQYVVQQFNKHSVRLVGVN
- the dinB gene encoding DNA polymerase IV, giving the protein MDCFYAAVEMRDNPQYRGRPLAVGGHEKQRGVLSTCNYEARKFGVRSAMPTAQALKLCPQLLVVPGRMSVYKDVSRKIHAIFQRYTSIIEPLSLDEAFLDVTDVELCHGSATLIAQAIRRDIWNELELTASAGVAPIKFLAKVASDINKPNGQFVVTPEEVQSTVDKLPLEKIPGVGKVSLEKLHQAGFYLCEDIKHSDYRELLRKFGRLGASLWKKSHGIDNREVIVERERKSVGVERTFSQNISTYEECWQIIEGKLFPELDIRLAKASPDKAIIKQGIKVKFADFQLTTIEHIHPQLELDDFRQLLSDVLKRQKGREIRLLGLSVMLKPEEQSKQLSFF
- a CDS encoding sodium-dependent transporter; the encoded protein is MASSNTRETFGSRLGFVLAAAGAAVGLGNIWGFPTQAASNGGGAFLLVYLVLILVVAFPMLVVEMAIGRSGQANPVDSMRSLTPNPTAKKAGALVGWLGLSVPSAVLAFYSIVGGWIICFMLGAITDVLGMESATAWFKGFSVERNLFGTLVFYVLTILIVQGGVKQGIEKWSTRLMPALFVLFGVLFIYIMIQPGAMQGLQHYLVPDFDKVFDRKMILAAMGQGFFSLTIGGCSMLIYGSYLSKKENLPKMAMNVTLVDTGVAFIAGLVVLPAMFVAMNKGVQIYAEDGSLLSSDTLVFTVLPLMFDSLGLLGQLFAIVFFLLLTIAALTSSISMLECPVALVSERFNTKRTPTSWVLGGLIALFSVVIVYNFGQLFGLVATTATQYLQPTAALMFCLFGGWVWNRNAKLKELEQGFPEFRQSTFGKIWPWYVKFVCPILVATVIWASFG
- a CDS encoding succinylglutamate desuccinylase/aspartoacylase family protein, with amino-acid sequence MRQVKGQEHVVKARKYKNTAYEFLGEKIPPATKQVIELEGAKLYTHSPLSIPIEIIHGASPGPVLMVNAAIHGDELNGVEIVRQLINSIDPTKLKGTLITVPIVNVFGFIHKSRYLPDRRDLNRCFPGSDSGSLASRMAHIFFSQVALKCDYIIDLHTGAIHRTNLPQIRADLSNPETLRIAQAFATPVILDSPLRMGSLRSEAEKSGITVLTYEAGEALRFEPIAISAGVVGVKRVMQTIGMLRASRKKLPSSVIAKSTSWLRAEADGILRTVVSLGDRVEKGQVLAYINSPLGNVEVEVKANKGGIVIGQQTLPLVNEGDAVFHLAYFTQNDDMVEQLVGDFIEEFIEVDLEPLTTGQIMPPSPSE